A window of the Coturnix japonica isolate 7356 chromosome 12, Coturnix japonica 2.1, whole genome shotgun sequence genome harbors these coding sequences:
- the RPUSD3 gene encoding mitochondrial mRNA pseudouridine synthase RPUSD3: MPLYPRYPRYPGTPGIPILPVPPIPPVSRYSRYPRYSRYPRYPDTPGTPGPTPQPRSPGRDAVPALPAVPRRRSGFMAGRGAARVAARVGQGANSAGKGRQLGPEAALRLLEASVVHREGALLALSKPTALPVLGRSGELSLTALLPALRRRLGLPAELHVVKAPARECSGLVLLSACHRVTEQLQRSFSAARRRGHFPATYSAVTVGIPAEAEGEIHAGLCWQQKGDTAVVVAVPSPGRRSLARGEVKSTRTRYRLLGAAGGCALLQLQPRTAFPEQLQVHLTLLLCPALGDHRHASRVGKVLGEPFLLPPQETPTPHTQVLDAELMSRLQLSPHQRLPLHLHLQQLVLPHTVLCAPPPPHFLRTLRLLGLPSPPLPVH; the protein is encoded by the exons ATGCCGCTGTACCCCCGGTACCCCCGGTATCCCGGTACCCCCGGTATCCCAATACTCCCGGTACCCCCGATACCCCCGGTATCCCGATACTCCCGATACCCCCGGTACTCCCGGTACCCCCGGTATCCCGATACCCCCGGTACCCCCGGCCCAACACCGCAGCCCCGCTCACCGGGCCGTGACGCTGTACCCGCACTTCCTGCGGTGCCGCGCAGGCGCAGTGGGTTCATGGCGGGTCGCGGTGCCGCTCGCGTGGCGGCGCGCGTGGGGCAGGGGGCGAATAGTGCGGG GAAGGGCCGGCAGCTGGGACCTGAGGCTGCGCTGCGGCTGCTGGAGGCCTCGGTGGTGCACCGGGAAG GAGCGCTGCTGGCCCTGAGCAAACCCACTGCGCTGCCCGTGCTGG ggCGCTCCGGGGAGCTGAGCCTGACCGCGCTGCTGCCCGCACTGCGCCGCCGGCTGGGGCTGCCCGCAGAGCTGCACGTGGTGAAGGCACCCGCCAG GGAATGCTCCGGCCTCGTGCTGCTGTCCGCCTGTCACCGTGtcactgagcagctgcagcgCTCCTTCTCTGCCGCCCGGCGCAGGGGGCACTTCCCGGCCACCTACAG CGCTGTCACTGTGGGGATCCCGGCGGAGGCAGAGGGTGAGATCCACgcggggctgtgctggcagcagaaaggGGACACAGCTGTG GTGGTGGCAGTGCCATCCCCAGGACGCCGCAGTTTGGCCCGTGGGGAGGTGAAGAGCACCCGGACCCGCTACCGGCTGCTGGGGGCAGCGGGGGGCTGCGctttgctccagctgcagcctcGCACCG ctttccctgagcagctccaggtgCACCTGACATTGCTGCTGTGCCCGGCGCTGGGTGACCACAGACACGCATCCCGCGTGGGCAAAGTGCTGGGGGAACctttcctgctgcctccccAGGAGACCCCTACGCCCCACACACAG GTGCTGGACGCAGAGCTCATGTCCCGGCTGCAGCTGTCCCCACACCAGCGCCTGCCCCTGCAcctccacctgcagcagctggtgctgccccacacagtgctgtgtgctcccccccctccccatttcctGCGCACCCTGCgcctgctggggctgccctccCCGCCTCTCCCTGTCCATTAA
- the JAGN1 gene encoding protein jagunal homolog 1 yields the protein MASRAGPRAAGTDGSDYRHRERVAPHYQMSVSLKSELKKLTYVHVGLWLLLLAQMCVGHLKLLPHDRVAMPYQWQYPYLLSILPSLLGLLSFPRNNISYLVLAMISAGLFSVAPLIYGAMEMFPMAQQLYRHGKAYRFIFGFSAVSVMYLVVVVAAQVHGWQLYYSKKLLDSWFTSTQEKKKK from the exons atgGCGTCTCGAGCTGGGCCCCGCGCTGCCGGCACTGATGGCAGCGACTACCGGCACCGGGAGCGCGTGGCGCCGCACTACCAGATGAG CGTGTCCCTGAAGTCGGAGCTCAAGAAGCTGACCTACGTGCACgtggggctgtggctgctgctgctggctcagatGTGTGTCGGGCACCTGAAGCTGCTGCCCCACGACCGCGTGGCCATGCCGTACCAGTGGCAGTACCCGTACCTGCTCAGCATCCTGCCCTCGCTGCTGGGCCTGCTCTCCTTCCCCCGCAACAACATCAGTTACCTGGTGCTGGCCATGATCAGCGCCGGGCTGTTCTCGGTGGCTCCGCTCATCTACGGGGCCATGGAGATGTTCCCTATGGCGCAGCAGCTGTACCGGCACGGCAAGGCGTACCGCTTCATCTTCGGCTTCTCCGCCGTGTCCGTCATGTacctggtggtggtggtggccgCCCAGGTGCACGGCTGGCAGCTGTACTACAGCAAGAAGCTGCTGGACTCGTGGTTCACCAGCACgcaggagaagaagaagaaatga
- the IL17RE gene encoding interleukin-17 receptor E isoform X3: MRRGRPGAGSRHRRWERSWAAELPAVGCPVLPAVGCPVLPAMGSPLRPVALVVAVLLLLPPPARPAVPRPRVSANFVSAGAVGTGRRERGAGQAGGAALIPSLCLQDCRANGIRGLQLDFLEPGSNRAGWLQVWRRHRAPGNVPWQVQFDCFPADSGRRVLVTLRTIPDRGLAISRSHVVAIELQGPVFTHTWLPEARAIEVAVPQGPALLVRLCHQLALECEELPQPFHRQLLVPGGHHVSLPYEFLVPCLCVEASYPHHDSLRTKRCPFRERPDAYGPELWSSVHFHDYSSKDQMAMVLSASCPLHPRATLCWREVAAEAAPCHDVPNSTASEEEQAYTLDNVDVHPLLCFKFSYGNSSHVECPHRTDTAWNVSLSARGLQLRLHLTSHVPASFSAALCQRRAGRCEPEAPVYTVTRPESSAPGELALLLPVQVLGSCVLVWRSDVRFARKQLLCPDVSHRHFGLLGLALALGLVLTVLLLNCRNTWRMPSGAAARGRPVLLLYSPDSEEHLALVCALAELLRVCLGCEVRLDLWEAGGVGRSGALPWLYAQRRHVGRERGTVLLLWSRGSSRLFHLWRGGEGGGEPRDAHDVFGAAMACLQGELGAAGRGRGWVLVYFSRLCSPRDVPRPLRPLPTYRLPQELPALLGALRGGPPPSRRHLRGRAKGLLLRLLEAEAGKGAAGGGSGGSPGCPLQPAGT, encoded by the exons ATGCGGCGGGGCCGGCCCGGGGCGGGGAGCCGACACCGGCGGTGGGAGCGGAGCTGGGCCGCGGAGCTGCCGGCCGTGGGCTGCCCGGTGCTGCCGGCCGTGGGCTGCCCGGTGCTGCCGGCCATGGGCTCCCCGCTGCGCCCCGTCGCTCTCGTTGTCGCCGTGTTGTTGCTGCTGCCGCCGCCCGCCCGTCCCGCCGTGCCCCGCCCGCGGGTTTCCGCCAACTTCGTGAGCGCCGGGGCGGTGGGAACGGGGAGAAgggagcggggagcggggcAGGCGGGCGGGGCCGCGCTGATCCCGTCTCTTTGCTTGCAGGACTGCCGGGCCAACG GTATCCGCGGGCTGCAGCTCGACTTCCTGGAGCCGGGCTCCAACCGGGCCGGCTGGCTGCAGGTGTGGCGGCGGCACCGGGCACCGGGCAACGTGCCG TGGCAGGTTCAGTTCGACTGCTTCCCTGCGGACAGCGGGCGGCGGGTGCTGGTCACCCTGCGAACAATCCCTGACCGAGGCCTGGCCATCAGCCGCAGCCACGTGGTTGCCATCGAGCTGCAGG ggcccGTCTTCACCCACACGTGGCTCCCTGAAGCACGGGCCATCGAGGTGGCCGTGCCCCAAGGCCCTGCGCTGCTGGTGCGGCTGTGCCACCAGCTGGCCCTGGAGTGTGAGGAGCTGCCACAGCCCTTCCACCGCCAG ctcctggtgccGGGCGGCCACCACGTCTCGCTGCCGTATGAGTTCCTGGTGCCCTGCCTTTGTGTTGAG gCCTCCTATCCACACCATGACAGCCTGCGCACCAAGCGCTGCCCCTTCCGTGAGCGGCCGGACGCCT ACGGCCCTGAGCTCTGGTCCTCGGTGCACTTCCACGACTACAGCAGCAAGGACCAGATGGCCATGGTGCTGAGTGCCAGCTGTCCCCTGCATCCCCGGGCCACCCTGTGCTGGAGGGAGGTGGCAGCTGAAGCTGCTCCGTGCCACGATGTCCCCAACTCCACAGCCAGCGAGGAGGAACAG GCATACACGCTGGACAATGTGGATGTGCACCCCCTGCTCTGCTTCAAG TTCTCCTATGGGAACAGCAGCCACGTGGAGTGTCCCCACCGCACAG ACACCGCTTGGAACGTGTCCCTGAGTGCCCGGGGGCTGCAGCTCCGCCTGCACCTCACCTCCCATGTCCCCGCGTCCTTCAGCGCAGCGCTGTGCCAGCGCCGGGCTGGGCGCTGTGAGCCCGAGGCTCCGGTCTACACCGTCACACGG CCGGAGAGCTCTGCCCCAGGGGAGCTGGCGCTGCTGCTGCCGGTGCAGGTCCTGGGCAGCTGCGTGTTG GTCTGGCGCTCAGACGTGCGCTTCGCCCgcaagcagctgctctgccccgATG TCTCACACAGGCATTTcgggctgctggggctggctCTGGCGCTGGGGCTGGTGCTGACCGTGCTGCTCCTCAACTGCCGCAACACCTGGAGGATGCCCAGTG GCGCTGCAGCTCGTGGCCGcccggtgctgctgctgtactCTCCCGACTCGGAGGAGCACCTGGCCCTGGTGTGCGCCCTGGCCGAGCTGCTCCGCGTGTGTCTGGGCTGTGAGGTGCGCCTGGACCTGTGGGAAGCGGGCGGCGTGGGGCGCTCGGGGGCCCTTCCTTGGCTCTACGCTCAGCGCCGCCACGTGGGCCGCGAGCGGGGCAccgtgctgctgctctggagcCGGGGCAGCTCTCGGCTCTTCCACTTGTGGCGGGGGGGTGAAGGCGGCGGGGAGCCCCGCGACGCACACGATGTGTTCGGGGCGGCCATGGCGTGCTTGCAGGGCGAgctgggggcggcggggcgcggccggggctgggtgctggtgtATTTCAGCCGGCTCTGCAGCCCCCGCGACGTGCCGCGGCCCCTGCGGCCCCTGCCCACCTACCGCCTGCCCCAGGAGCTGCCCGCTCTGCTgggggcgctgcggggcggaCCCCCGCCCTCCCGCCGGCATCTCCGCGGCCGGGCCAAGGGGCTGCTGCTCCGGCTGCTGGAGGCCGAGGCCGGCAAGGGAGCGGCGGGGGGCGGCTCCGGGGGGAGCCCGGGCTGCCCGCTTCAGCCTGCCGGTACCTGA
- the IL17RE gene encoding interleukin-17 receptor E isoform X1, protein MRRGRPGAGSRHRRWERSWAAELPAVGCPVLPAVGCPVLPAMGSPLRPVALVVAVLLLLPPPARPAVPRPRVSANFVSAGAVGTGRRERGAGQAGGAALIPSLCLQDCRANADSAQTRPRCRRAAPAGPPLTPPALLLSTVRLCQPSLPCQPCLRVRMAVPAAGIRGLQLDFLEPGSNRAGWLQVWRRHRAPGNVPWQVQFDCFPADSGRRVLVTLRTIPDRGLAISRSHVVAIELQGPVFTHTWLPEARAIEVAVPQGPALLVRLCHQLALECEELPQPFHRQLLVPGGHHVSLPYEFLVPCLCVEASYPHHDSLRTKRCPFRERPDAYGPELWSSVHFHDYSSKDQMAMVLSASCPLHPRATLCWREVAAEAAPCHDVPNSTASEEEQAYTLDNVDVHPLLCFKFSYGNSSHVECPHRTDTAWNVSLSARGLQLRLHLTSHVPASFSAALCQRRAGRCEPEAPVYTVTRPESSAPGELALLLPVQVLGSCVLVWRSDVRFARKQLLCPDVSHRHFGLLGLALALGLVLTVLLLNCRNTWRMPSGAAARGRPVLLLYSPDSEEHLALVCALAELLRVCLGCEVRLDLWEAGGVGRSGALPWLYAQRRHVGRERGTVLLLWSRGSSRLFHLWRGGEGGGEPRDAHDVFGAAMACLQGELGAAGRGRGWVLVYFSRLCSPRDVPRPLRPLPTYRLPQELPALLGALRGGPPPSRRHLRGRAKGLLLRLLEAEAGKGAAGGGSGGSPGCPLQPAGT, encoded by the exons ATGCGGCGGGGCCGGCCCGGGGCGGGGAGCCGACACCGGCGGTGGGAGCGGAGCTGGGCCGCGGAGCTGCCGGCCGTGGGCTGCCCGGTGCTGCCGGCCGTGGGCTGCCCGGTGCTGCCGGCCATGGGCTCCCCGCTGCGCCCCGTCGCTCTCGTTGTCGCCGTGTTGTTGCTGCTGCCGCCGCCCGCCCGTCCCGCCGTGCCCCGCCCGCGGGTTTCCGCCAACTTCGTGAGCGCCGGGGCGGTGGGAACGGGGAGAAgggagcggggagcggggcAGGCGGGCGGGGCCGCGCTGATCCCGTCTCTTTGCTTGCAGGACTGCCGGGCCAACG CCGACAGCGCTCAGACCCGGCCCCGCTGCCGCCGGGCAGCCCCCGCCGGGCCCCCGCTGACCCCTCCCGCCCTGTTACTGAGCACGGTGCGGCTGTGCCAGCCCTCgctgccctgccagccctgcctACGGGTGCGCATGGCCGTCCCGGCCGCAG GTATCCGCGGGCTGCAGCTCGACTTCCTGGAGCCGGGCTCCAACCGGGCCGGCTGGCTGCAGGTGTGGCGGCGGCACCGGGCACCGGGCAACGTGCCG TGGCAGGTTCAGTTCGACTGCTTCCCTGCGGACAGCGGGCGGCGGGTGCTGGTCACCCTGCGAACAATCCCTGACCGAGGCCTGGCCATCAGCCGCAGCCACGTGGTTGCCATCGAGCTGCAGG ggcccGTCTTCACCCACACGTGGCTCCCTGAAGCACGGGCCATCGAGGTGGCCGTGCCCCAAGGCCCTGCGCTGCTGGTGCGGCTGTGCCACCAGCTGGCCCTGGAGTGTGAGGAGCTGCCACAGCCCTTCCACCGCCAG ctcctggtgccGGGCGGCCACCACGTCTCGCTGCCGTATGAGTTCCTGGTGCCCTGCCTTTGTGTTGAG gCCTCCTATCCACACCATGACAGCCTGCGCACCAAGCGCTGCCCCTTCCGTGAGCGGCCGGACGCCT ACGGCCCTGAGCTCTGGTCCTCGGTGCACTTCCACGACTACAGCAGCAAGGACCAGATGGCCATGGTGCTGAGTGCCAGCTGTCCCCTGCATCCCCGGGCCACCCTGTGCTGGAGGGAGGTGGCAGCTGAAGCTGCTCCGTGCCACGATGTCCCCAACTCCACAGCCAGCGAGGAGGAACAG GCATACACGCTGGACAATGTGGATGTGCACCCCCTGCTCTGCTTCAAG TTCTCCTATGGGAACAGCAGCCACGTGGAGTGTCCCCACCGCACAG ACACCGCTTGGAACGTGTCCCTGAGTGCCCGGGGGCTGCAGCTCCGCCTGCACCTCACCTCCCATGTCCCCGCGTCCTTCAGCGCAGCGCTGTGCCAGCGCCGGGCTGGGCGCTGTGAGCCCGAGGCTCCGGTCTACACCGTCACACGG CCGGAGAGCTCTGCCCCAGGGGAGCTGGCGCTGCTGCTGCCGGTGCAGGTCCTGGGCAGCTGCGTGTTG GTCTGGCGCTCAGACGTGCGCTTCGCCCgcaagcagctgctctgccccgATG TCTCACACAGGCATTTcgggctgctggggctggctCTGGCGCTGGGGCTGGTGCTGACCGTGCTGCTCCTCAACTGCCGCAACACCTGGAGGATGCCCAGTG GCGCTGCAGCTCGTGGCCGcccggtgctgctgctgtactCTCCCGACTCGGAGGAGCACCTGGCCCTGGTGTGCGCCCTGGCCGAGCTGCTCCGCGTGTGTCTGGGCTGTGAGGTGCGCCTGGACCTGTGGGAAGCGGGCGGCGTGGGGCGCTCGGGGGCCCTTCCTTGGCTCTACGCTCAGCGCCGCCACGTGGGCCGCGAGCGGGGCAccgtgctgctgctctggagcCGGGGCAGCTCTCGGCTCTTCCACTTGTGGCGGGGGGGTGAAGGCGGCGGGGAGCCCCGCGACGCACACGATGTGTTCGGGGCGGCCATGGCGTGCTTGCAGGGCGAgctgggggcggcggggcgcggccggggctgggtgctggtgtATTTCAGCCGGCTCTGCAGCCCCCGCGACGTGCCGCGGCCCCTGCGGCCCCTGCCCACCTACCGCCTGCCCCAGGAGCTGCCCGCTCTGCTgggggcgctgcggggcggaCCCCCGCCCTCCCGCCGGCATCTCCGCGGCCGGGCCAAGGGGCTGCTGCTCCGGCTGCTGGAGGCCGAGGCCGGCAAGGGAGCGGCGGGGGGCGGCTCCGGGGGGAGCCCGGGCTGCCCGCTTCAGCCTGCCGGTACCTGA
- the IL17RE gene encoding interleukin-17 receptor E isoform X2: protein MRRGRPGAGSRHRRWERSWAAELPAVGCPVLPAVGCPVLPAMGSPLRPVALVVAVLLLLPPPARPAVPRPRVSANFDCRANADSAQTRPRCRRAAPAGPPLTPPALLLSTVRLCQPSLPCQPCLRVRMAVPAAGIRGLQLDFLEPGSNRAGWLQVWRRHRAPGNVPWQVQFDCFPADSGRRVLVTLRTIPDRGLAISRSHVVAIELQGPVFTHTWLPEARAIEVAVPQGPALLVRLCHQLALECEELPQPFHRQLLVPGGHHVSLPYEFLVPCLCVEASYPHHDSLRTKRCPFRERPDAYGPELWSSVHFHDYSSKDQMAMVLSASCPLHPRATLCWREVAAEAAPCHDVPNSTASEEEQAYTLDNVDVHPLLCFKFSYGNSSHVECPHRTDTAWNVSLSARGLQLRLHLTSHVPASFSAALCQRRAGRCEPEAPVYTVTRPESSAPGELALLLPVQVLGSCVLVWRSDVRFARKQLLCPDVSHRHFGLLGLALALGLVLTVLLLNCRNTWRMPSGAAARGRPVLLLYSPDSEEHLALVCALAELLRVCLGCEVRLDLWEAGGVGRSGALPWLYAQRRHVGRERGTVLLLWSRGSSRLFHLWRGGEGGGEPRDAHDVFGAAMACLQGELGAAGRGRGWVLVYFSRLCSPRDVPRPLRPLPTYRLPQELPALLGALRGGPPPSRRHLRGRAKGLLLRLLEAEAGKGAAGGGSGGSPGCPLQPAGT, encoded by the exons ATGCGGCGGGGCCGGCCCGGGGCGGGGAGCCGACACCGGCGGTGGGAGCGGAGCTGGGCCGCGGAGCTGCCGGCCGTGGGCTGCCCGGTGCTGCCGGCCGTGGGCTGCCCGGTGCTGCCGGCCATGGGCTCCCCGCTGCGCCCCGTCGCTCTCGTTGTCGCCGTGTTGTTGCTGCTGCCGCCGCCCGCCCGTCCCGCCGTGCCCCGCCCGCGGGTTTCCGCCAACTTC GACTGCCGGGCCAACG CCGACAGCGCTCAGACCCGGCCCCGCTGCCGCCGGGCAGCCCCCGCCGGGCCCCCGCTGACCCCTCCCGCCCTGTTACTGAGCACGGTGCGGCTGTGCCAGCCCTCgctgccctgccagccctgcctACGGGTGCGCATGGCCGTCCCGGCCGCAG GTATCCGCGGGCTGCAGCTCGACTTCCTGGAGCCGGGCTCCAACCGGGCCGGCTGGCTGCAGGTGTGGCGGCGGCACCGGGCACCGGGCAACGTGCCG TGGCAGGTTCAGTTCGACTGCTTCCCTGCGGACAGCGGGCGGCGGGTGCTGGTCACCCTGCGAACAATCCCTGACCGAGGCCTGGCCATCAGCCGCAGCCACGTGGTTGCCATCGAGCTGCAGG ggcccGTCTTCACCCACACGTGGCTCCCTGAAGCACGGGCCATCGAGGTGGCCGTGCCCCAAGGCCCTGCGCTGCTGGTGCGGCTGTGCCACCAGCTGGCCCTGGAGTGTGAGGAGCTGCCACAGCCCTTCCACCGCCAG ctcctggtgccGGGCGGCCACCACGTCTCGCTGCCGTATGAGTTCCTGGTGCCCTGCCTTTGTGTTGAG gCCTCCTATCCACACCATGACAGCCTGCGCACCAAGCGCTGCCCCTTCCGTGAGCGGCCGGACGCCT ACGGCCCTGAGCTCTGGTCCTCGGTGCACTTCCACGACTACAGCAGCAAGGACCAGATGGCCATGGTGCTGAGTGCCAGCTGTCCCCTGCATCCCCGGGCCACCCTGTGCTGGAGGGAGGTGGCAGCTGAAGCTGCTCCGTGCCACGATGTCCCCAACTCCACAGCCAGCGAGGAGGAACAG GCATACACGCTGGACAATGTGGATGTGCACCCCCTGCTCTGCTTCAAG TTCTCCTATGGGAACAGCAGCCACGTGGAGTGTCCCCACCGCACAG ACACCGCTTGGAACGTGTCCCTGAGTGCCCGGGGGCTGCAGCTCCGCCTGCACCTCACCTCCCATGTCCCCGCGTCCTTCAGCGCAGCGCTGTGCCAGCGCCGGGCTGGGCGCTGTGAGCCCGAGGCTCCGGTCTACACCGTCACACGG CCGGAGAGCTCTGCCCCAGGGGAGCTGGCGCTGCTGCTGCCGGTGCAGGTCCTGGGCAGCTGCGTGTTG GTCTGGCGCTCAGACGTGCGCTTCGCCCgcaagcagctgctctgccccgATG TCTCACACAGGCATTTcgggctgctggggctggctCTGGCGCTGGGGCTGGTGCTGACCGTGCTGCTCCTCAACTGCCGCAACACCTGGAGGATGCCCAGTG GCGCTGCAGCTCGTGGCCGcccggtgctgctgctgtactCTCCCGACTCGGAGGAGCACCTGGCCCTGGTGTGCGCCCTGGCCGAGCTGCTCCGCGTGTGTCTGGGCTGTGAGGTGCGCCTGGACCTGTGGGAAGCGGGCGGCGTGGGGCGCTCGGGGGCCCTTCCTTGGCTCTACGCTCAGCGCCGCCACGTGGGCCGCGAGCGGGGCAccgtgctgctgctctggagcCGGGGCAGCTCTCGGCTCTTCCACTTGTGGCGGGGGGGTGAAGGCGGCGGGGAGCCCCGCGACGCACACGATGTGTTCGGGGCGGCCATGGCGTGCTTGCAGGGCGAgctgggggcggcggggcgcggccggggctgggtgctggtgtATTTCAGCCGGCTCTGCAGCCCCCGCGACGTGCCGCGGCCCCTGCGGCCCCTGCCCACCTACCGCCTGCCCCAGGAGCTGCCCGCTCTGCTgggggcgctgcggggcggaCCCCCGCCCTCCCGCCGGCATCTCCGCGGCCGGGCCAAGGGGCTGCTGCTCCGGCTGCTGGAGGCCGAGGCCGGCAAGGGAGCGGCGGGGGGCGGCTCCGGGGGGAGCCCGGGCTGCCCGCTTCAGCCTGCCGGTACCTGA
- the IL17RE gene encoding interleukin-17 receptor E isoform X4, whose protein sequence is MRRGRPGAGSRHRRWERSWAAELPAVGCPVLPAVGCPVLPAMGSPLRPVALVVAVLLLLPPPARPAVPRPRVSANFDCRANGIRGLQLDFLEPGSNRAGWLQVWRRHRAPGNVPWQVQFDCFPADSGRRVLVTLRTIPDRGLAISRSHVVAIELQGPVFTHTWLPEARAIEVAVPQGPALLVRLCHQLALECEELPQPFHRQLLVPGGHHVSLPYEFLVPCLCVEASYPHHDSLRTKRCPFRERPDAYGPELWSSVHFHDYSSKDQMAMVLSASCPLHPRATLCWREVAAEAAPCHDVPNSTASEEEQAYTLDNVDVHPLLCFKFSYGNSSHVECPHRTDTAWNVSLSARGLQLRLHLTSHVPASFSAALCQRRAGRCEPEAPVYTVTRPESSAPGELALLLPVQVLGSCVLVWRSDVRFARKQLLCPDVSHRHFGLLGLALALGLVLTVLLLNCRNTWRMPSGAAARGRPVLLLYSPDSEEHLALVCALAELLRVCLGCEVRLDLWEAGGVGRSGALPWLYAQRRHVGRERGTVLLLWSRGSSRLFHLWRGGEGGGEPRDAHDVFGAAMACLQGELGAAGRGRGWVLVYFSRLCSPRDVPRPLRPLPTYRLPQELPALLGALRGGPPPSRRHLRGRAKGLLLRLLEAEAGKGAAGGGSGGSPGCPLQPAGT, encoded by the exons ATGCGGCGGGGCCGGCCCGGGGCGGGGAGCCGACACCGGCGGTGGGAGCGGAGCTGGGCCGCGGAGCTGCCGGCCGTGGGCTGCCCGGTGCTGCCGGCCGTGGGCTGCCCGGTGCTGCCGGCCATGGGCTCCCCGCTGCGCCCCGTCGCTCTCGTTGTCGCCGTGTTGTTGCTGCTGCCGCCGCCCGCCCGTCCCGCCGTGCCCCGCCCGCGGGTTTCCGCCAACTTC GACTGCCGGGCCAACG GTATCCGCGGGCTGCAGCTCGACTTCCTGGAGCCGGGCTCCAACCGGGCCGGCTGGCTGCAGGTGTGGCGGCGGCACCGGGCACCGGGCAACGTGCCG TGGCAGGTTCAGTTCGACTGCTTCCCTGCGGACAGCGGGCGGCGGGTGCTGGTCACCCTGCGAACAATCCCTGACCGAGGCCTGGCCATCAGCCGCAGCCACGTGGTTGCCATCGAGCTGCAGG ggcccGTCTTCACCCACACGTGGCTCCCTGAAGCACGGGCCATCGAGGTGGCCGTGCCCCAAGGCCCTGCGCTGCTGGTGCGGCTGTGCCACCAGCTGGCCCTGGAGTGTGAGGAGCTGCCACAGCCCTTCCACCGCCAG ctcctggtgccGGGCGGCCACCACGTCTCGCTGCCGTATGAGTTCCTGGTGCCCTGCCTTTGTGTTGAG gCCTCCTATCCACACCATGACAGCCTGCGCACCAAGCGCTGCCCCTTCCGTGAGCGGCCGGACGCCT ACGGCCCTGAGCTCTGGTCCTCGGTGCACTTCCACGACTACAGCAGCAAGGACCAGATGGCCATGGTGCTGAGTGCCAGCTGTCCCCTGCATCCCCGGGCCACCCTGTGCTGGAGGGAGGTGGCAGCTGAAGCTGCTCCGTGCCACGATGTCCCCAACTCCACAGCCAGCGAGGAGGAACAG GCATACACGCTGGACAATGTGGATGTGCACCCCCTGCTCTGCTTCAAG TTCTCCTATGGGAACAGCAGCCACGTGGAGTGTCCCCACCGCACAG ACACCGCTTGGAACGTGTCCCTGAGTGCCCGGGGGCTGCAGCTCCGCCTGCACCTCACCTCCCATGTCCCCGCGTCCTTCAGCGCAGCGCTGTGCCAGCGCCGGGCTGGGCGCTGTGAGCCCGAGGCTCCGGTCTACACCGTCACACGG CCGGAGAGCTCTGCCCCAGGGGAGCTGGCGCTGCTGCTGCCGGTGCAGGTCCTGGGCAGCTGCGTGTTG GTCTGGCGCTCAGACGTGCGCTTCGCCCgcaagcagctgctctgccccgATG TCTCACACAGGCATTTcgggctgctggggctggctCTGGCGCTGGGGCTGGTGCTGACCGTGCTGCTCCTCAACTGCCGCAACACCTGGAGGATGCCCAGTG GCGCTGCAGCTCGTGGCCGcccggtgctgctgctgtactCTCCCGACTCGGAGGAGCACCTGGCCCTGGTGTGCGCCCTGGCCGAGCTGCTCCGCGTGTGTCTGGGCTGTGAGGTGCGCCTGGACCTGTGGGAAGCGGGCGGCGTGGGGCGCTCGGGGGCCCTTCCTTGGCTCTACGCTCAGCGCCGCCACGTGGGCCGCGAGCGGGGCAccgtgctgctgctctggagcCGGGGCAGCTCTCGGCTCTTCCACTTGTGGCGGGGGGGTGAAGGCGGCGGGGAGCCCCGCGACGCACACGATGTGTTCGGGGCGGCCATGGCGTGCTTGCAGGGCGAgctgggggcggcggggcgcggccggggctgggtgctggtgtATTTCAGCCGGCTCTGCAGCCCCCGCGACGTGCCGCGGCCCCTGCGGCCCCTGCCCACCTACCGCCTGCCCCAGGAGCTGCCCGCTCTGCTgggggcgctgcggggcggaCCCCCGCCCTCCCGCCGGCATCTCCGCGGCCGGGCCAAGGGGCTGCTGCTCCGGCTGCTGGAGGCCGAGGCCGGCAAGGGAGCGGCGGGGGGCGGCTCCGGGGGGAGCCCGGGCTGCCCGCTTCAGCCTGCCGGTACCTGA